From Rhinoraja longicauda isolate Sanriku21f chromosome 24, sRhiLon1.1, whole genome shotgun sequence, one genomic window encodes:
- the LOC144605270 gene encoding pleckstrin homology-like domain family A member 2, giving the protein MNGQNVLKEGLLEKRSDGLLQLWKRKSCVLTDEGLCIHDPKASSSKCKVLAFENMKTLDCVERKGRYVYFTVVMADSKEIDFRCLGETTWNAEITLGMVQFKNRQAIQSVKSRQLAHICTPTAISTMS; this is encoded by the coding sequence ATGAATGGGCAGAATGTTCTGAAGGAGGGGTTACTGGAGAAAAGGAGCGATGGTTTGCTGCAGCTTTGGAAGCGGAAAAGCTGCGTGCTGACCGACGAGGGGCTCTGCATCCACGACCCGAAGGCCAGCAGCtcgaaatgcaaagtgctggcgtTCGAGAACATGAAGACGTTGGACTgcgtggagaggaaggggagatatGTCTACTTCACCGTGGTGATGGCAGACAGCAAGGAGATTGACTTCAGGTGCCTGGGGGAGACGACGTGGAACGCCGAGATCACACTGGGGATGGTCCAGTTCAAGAACCGCCAGGCCATCCAGTCAGTGAAATCCAGACAACTGGCTCACATCTGCACCCCGACAGCTATCAGCACCATGTCCTGA